The genomic DNA AGGCGGTTTGCCCTATTATAACACAAGCCTCAATTCTTCTCACAATATCTGTCGCCTTGTATATACATTTCTCCTTAAATTACAAATTGTGTTGTCAGTATTTGTGATTAAAAGGGATTTGTACTGCAATAATTTACTTTTGAAATGAAATGTGATATAATAAATAAGAATTTTCTCTAGGAGGTTATTTTATGGCAGACCCGATCATAGAAAAATTAGAAAATTTCGACACATTTAGAGTAGACGCTTATTGCGAGGGTTATCCTGATGTGCTTTTTGAAATCATTTTGGATGCGCCGCCGACGCAAGAACAAATTGTAACCGCTGTCGACGCATTAGAGCAATTTGTCACCAAATATAACAAACGCCATTTTTTGAAATCTATTCACTATGTTTCCGATATTGATAGTTTACCGGAAGGTGACCACCCAAGAGGAATATACATACATGTTGATTTTGGCAACTGCTCGCCTTCTGCCCTAATTGCAGCAGTTGAAGCTATAGAAAAAACAAAGCTGCCCATTTTTAGAGTTGCTTTATTATAAAAAATACACTTATCTAAACCACAAAAGCGAGGTGAATTTCACCTCGCTTTTGCTATGTATCGGCCAAAATTTGCTTCCAAATCATTGCTTTGGTGTTGAAAAAGCATTTTATTTACTTTTTCCAGTAACTATGACCATTATATACAAAGGGGCTTTGAGGCAAAAAATACTATCGTTCTTTTTCAAAAACGATAGTATTTTTTATTTTATTCAGTTCTCAGTGCTACTACGGGGTCTTTTTTAGCGGCGCTTGAGGATGGGATTATTCCCGAGAAGAGTGTCAGCGCTACGCTTATAATTACAAGAATAATTGCCGCAGGGAGAGGAAGAACTGCGCTTAGATTTCCTATTCCCGTTACAGCGTGTAAAATAATGTTTATGGGAATACATAACAGATAGGTTACAATAACGCCCAAAGCACCCGAGGAAAAGCCGATGATTACGGTTTCTGCATTAAACATACTGGAAACGTTACGCTTTTAATATATCCTCATAGGTAACGAGCGTTACGTTACCCATCTCATTTGCTCTGTCGATACAGCCTTTGGTAAAGCCTGTTTTTGCAAAGAGATAAAAATGCGTTTTCTTGTAACTAAACAAGGTGCTACGCTCCACAAGGGTTTCAAGCACACCGAGGTCAACCTTTTCGTTTGTCCATTTGCACTCGGCAAAAAGGGCGGTATCCTTGTCCGTTCCCATAATGTCAATTTCTTCTTGGGATTTGGTCTTGGGGTTTGCTCCCCACCAACGACCAATATCGGTAAAGCTCACGGCACATTTACCCTCAAGAAGAAGCTTCCAAAGATACTGCTTACAAATATCCTCAAAAACGCTACCCATATAAGAGGAAAGCTCGGGAGCTATACGGCTATACGCCAAGTCGATAGCACCTCTTGAAATAACCGAAGTGTTTTCCGGCACGAAACGATACCAAAAACGGAACATATTATCCTCGATAGAGTAAATCGTCTTGCGAGTGGAAATTTCACCGTAAGGCGATTCTTTTTTTACAATGCCGAGTGTAATCAGATTTTTAATGTAGGTAGCACACACACTTGTATCTTCATCAATCTTATTAGAGATTTCGTTCATTTTGGTTGAGCCGGTGGCAATAGCGGTAATAACCGCATTGTAAATTGCAGGCTCACGCACCTCTTGCTTTAAGAGGTTGCCCGGTTCTTCAAAAATAGAAGAAGCGGGATTTAAGTGAGTGTTTTTAATGTTTTCTTCGATAGAAAGATTATCGTTAAGCTGCATCAGATATTGGGGAGTTCCGCCTACAATACCGTATGCCAATGCCTTATCTTCACCCGACAGTTTATTAAAATAACGGCAAGCTTCAAAGAACTCAAAAGGCTTAATTTTGAACTGCGCCGTCCTTCTTCCGTAAAGGGGAGCCTTATATGCCAAAACGTGATCTTCCATATAGGACATAGAGCTGCCGCAAAGAATTAAGAACAGCTTTGAGGTGTCCTTATTTTTATCAATCAAAAGCTGAAGCGTGGAAGCAAGGCTCTTAGATGCACGGGCAACGTAAGGGTACTCGTCAATTACAAGCACAATTCTTTTGGTCTTGGCAAGCTCAAAAACGTGTTCAAGAGCCATCTGAAAGTTATTAAAGGAAGCTCCCGCCCAAAGCCCCGTATTATATTCCATAATACTTCTTGAAAGGTTATCAAGATTTTGCTTTGCGTTGGTTTCAACGCCGGTAAAGAAAATGGTATCCTTGCCCTTTACAAATTCGTTGATAAGTGCAGTCTTACCGACACGGCGGCGACCGTAAATAACGGCGAACTCAAATTTATCGGAATTATAGAGCCGGTTTAATGAATTAAGCTCATTTTCTCTTCCTATGAACATAGGTGTACCTCCCTATAGAAAATTCGTGATTTACGATTTACTTAATTATACTTCACGACGAAACAATAGTCAATAGCTTTTTGAAAATTTACTTAATTATGATTTACTAAATTTTAAAACACGATTGTCGAGGTTATAGGCTTTGGATTTTGATAACTGCCCCCACAAGCTTAAAACAAAAATATAGGAAAAGAGAAAAAACTCCTTTCCTATATCAGTTTTAAAAATCAGCTTCAACCTATTTGCTTTTTCCTTTTCTGCGGTCTGTGCCTTTTTCGACAGCCTTAGCTTTGATTATTCAGTTCTCAGTGCTACTACGGGGTCTTTTTTAGCAGCGCTTGAGGATGGGATTATTCCCGAGAAGAGTGTCAGAGCTACGCTTATAATTACAAGAATAATTGCCGCAGGGAGAGGAAGAATCGCGCTTAGATTTCCTATTCCCGTTACAGCGTGTAAAATAATGTTTATGGGAATACATAACAGATAGGTTACAATAACGCCCAAAGCACCCGAGGAGAAGCCGATGATTACGGTTTCTGCATTAAACATACTGGAAACGTTGCGCTTTGAAGCGCCGATTGCTCTGAGTATACCGATTTCCTTTGTTCTTTCCTGTACCGATATAAGCGTGATAACGCCTATCATAATGGAAGAAACTATAAGAGATACTGCAACAAAAGCAATTAAAACGTAGGTTATAGCGTTTATTATGGTAGTTATTGAGGACATCATAATTCCC from Oscillospiraceae bacterium includes the following:
- a CDS encoding ATP-binding protein produces the protein MFIGRENELNSLNRLYNSDKFEFAVIYGRRRVGKTALINEFVKGKDTIFFTGVETNAKQNLDNLSRSIMEYNTGLWAGASFNNFQMALEHVFELAKTKRIVLVIDEYPYVARASKSLASTLQLLIDKNKDTSKLFLILCGSSMSYMEDHVLAYKAPLYGRRTAQFKIKPFEFFEACRYFNKLSGEDKALAYGIVGGTPQYLMQLNDNLSIEENIKNTHLNPASSIFEEPGNLLKQEVREPAIYNAVITAIATGSTKMNEISNKIDEDTSVCATYIKNLITLGIVKKESPYGEISTRKTIYSIEDNMFRFWYRFVPENTSVISRGAIDLAYSRIAPELSSYMGSVFEDICKQYLWKLLLEGKCAVSFTDIGRWWGANPKTKSQEEIDIMGTDKDTALFAECKWTNEKVDLGVLETLVERSTLFSYKKTHFYLFAKTGFTKGCIDRANEMGNVTLVTYEDILKA